Genomic DNA from Setaria italica strain Yugu1 chromosome V, Setaria_italica_v2.0, whole genome shotgun sequence:
GAGCTTCACGTGCTTTAAGGCGCTCATTAGGATCATACCGAAGAAGTCCTTGAAGAAGATCTATTAGATCTCCAGCAGAATGATCAACATGTTGCATAACAAGATTCTGCATGAGTTGAATGATTAGAAATTTTCAAAAGGCATACCATCGTATGTCagttgagaaaagaaaaaactgtgaCAGGTAACAGGTTACATCAGAGGCTAGAAGACTACCTGAAGACGAGGCAATTTCCAGACTGCCTTCATGCTCTCTCGTGAGGCCGCCCCCTCTGGCCAGTCCAACCTTACTCCGCGCTTGAAGTACTTTTCAGCACGTCGACTGTAAAATagcattaattaattaatgtgaGTAGTTAATCTGAATAAAATTAAGACAGAAGTCATCATCTGCCTCAACTAGATGTACATCAACCaagattataaaaaaaaatacactaagaGGATAGCAAAGGACTTGTAGACATACTCAGCTCTGACAATCATATGCTTTGGGAGGGGGCCTAAGACCCTCTCCATCATAGCCAAATGCTCCAAATTTTCGTGAGTTTGAAAGAGAGCTTCCCCCTAGTATTATCATGCAAAACCAAAAATGCAAGAGGAACTTATCAAGACAAGAACCACAAAGTTGCAATAGCAGCAACAGCTATGGACAAGATTAACCAAGTACTCAGATTCAAAGAGGTTTAGTGAACTAACCGAACAGAGCTCAACTAAAATACAACCCACACTCCACAAGTCACATGGATAGTTCCACCCAAGACCTAAAAGGAAAATAGCAAAGATCAAAACACAAAAACAAAGCAATTGGTGTCAGTAGAAAATAAAGATGAATATCCAGTTTGCATGGGTTGGTGGGGAGGTGTTAACTATACCAAGGATAACTTCGGGTGCGCGGTAATGTCTTGTCGACACCACATAATTGTGATCTTGGTGTTCAAATGTCGTGCTGCCAAAATCAATCAGCTTGATAGCACTAGATTTTGGAAGGTTCTTGAAGAAAGAACCATCCTTGGGTGGTCGTATAGAAACCTTCATTGCAAATAAAAATAGAgtttagaaaaataaatgtaTTCATGCACAAATGAAATTAACTAGTCAGCAATTCCTATCCCACATAAGAATTGGATGGATTCCTGCCATTGCAATTTTGCACAATTCATTAGTTTTCATTATTAGCAACATGGTGGATCCCACATGTCACTGGCACACAATGGCAAATAACGAATTGCAAAAATTTTGTATGGCAAAGAATATTTTCCCTGAAAAAGAACCTTAAGCAATAAATGTCCAAAAAAAAGAACCTTAATAGCAAATGCCATACAGAAGCAGAGGTGACAATTTAGGAGTTCAGTAATAACCTTATAATCAGGCACCCTGATAGATTCGGATGAAACAAGAAGAATGTTCTCTGGCTTCAGATCCGTGTGAATAAGTCGCAAGTCATGCATAACTGCAGAGATAAGAGAAACATCAGATGTTTTAGAAAGGGAAGCATAAGCACATCAGAACTAGCAAATCCAGCTTAACAAGATCATGCCAAGCAAACTTTAGCAGGTTAGTAATTTAGTGATATTGATGGAAATTCAAAAGACTTGATGATTGCATCAAATACAGCAAAAGTAGACTGAGTACTCACATGCAACAGACTCTAATATTTGTCTAGCAAATTCACGAACAAGGTCGATCGGAAATGAACGGTAGCTATTCTTTCGCAGAAAGTCATATAAGCTTGgcccaagcttctcaaatacCTGAACAGATCATTAATCCAATATCATAACTTGATCAtcaaaaacaagaaaaggatagCCTTCTTGATGCATATGTACTTACTATACATATATGATTACGATAGTCAAACCAATTCCGTATTTGCACACAGCTGCAGGCATAGAACCATCGATGCAAATCCATCAACTCACAAAACGGGTCAATAAGTGAAATAAAGGAGGTGGATTTCTTACCGGCTGCCAGTAAAATCATGCTTCCCAAGTCTCTGAAGCACGTCAATTTCTATCATAGCAGCCTCTCGATATTTCTGGAGGGAGCGCACAATCTTGATAGCCACTGCTTCTTGGTTTTCCAAGTCCCAGCATTCCAAAACTTGTCCAAATGTCCCTGTGACACAAAATGAAACGATAAATATAGCATGAAAACAATGAAAGCACAGGGAACA
This window encodes:
- the LOC101784062 gene encoding serine/threonine-protein kinase AFC1 — protein: MEAQWLAEYPHQGADKRPRKRPRLAWDVAPTLFQPPKAIPMLYCGQELINGSFATAFLPPPPIYYTGPPRNLSPPWRPDDKDGHYVFAVGENLTPRYRILSKMGEGTFGQVLECWDLENQEAVAIKIVRSLQKYREAAMIEIDVLQRLGKHDFTGSRCVQIRNWFDYRNHICIVFEKLGPSLYDFLRKNSYRSFPIDLVREFARQILESVAFMHDLRLIHTDLKPENILLVSSESIRVPDYKVSIRPPKDGSFFKNLPKSSAIKLIDFGSTTFEHQDHNYVVSTRHYRAPEVILGLGWNYPCDLWSVGCILVELCSGEALFQTHENLEHLAMMERVLGPLPKHMIVRADRRAEKYFKRGVRLDWPEGAASRESMKAVWKLPRLQNLVMQHVDHSAGDLIDLLQGLLRYDPNERLKAREALRHPFFTRCIRRFGF